Proteins found in one Sorghum bicolor cultivar BTx623 chromosome 1, Sorghum_bicolor_NCBIv3, whole genome shotgun sequence genomic segment:
- the LOC8058117 gene encoding uncharacterized protein LOC8058117 → MRTPSPSRRAAMAAPAKPETGSRRVRRLVLPGDQIIAALAPFLRFADHLVHRIVCRAWRRSCRIIGRAPPPFPWLMLPPPPAAERGPAPTPGTPQRRVFYDIPGGRSYAYPIPASYRHVTSRSGWLVLAASDSPRRLLVLNPITAGQVVVSWPFGEDPTEGFHAVLTAPLGDPGCLLAVATDRLIKYCRPAVGGDWATLRAPGFRYDTACSDLVSVGATVYLVDERRKLWRADLAAAQPKVERRDTAFALPQGERWRHYLVESLGHVLLVVSDEHHKRLGLYSLRWDARLWVPTPASGLGDSVLLLGRGCSAAVPASAASGRSPGTVLVVRQPWRCSLFHVDSGLSFRGGGGEQPWFWTESRLGAGLGDDQLVMRKTVPQWPGEFTIGDSFWFFPGIDESDCP, encoded by the coding sequence ATGCGGACCCCCTCGCCTTCGCGCCGCGCCGCAATGGCGGCGCCAGCTAAGCCCGAGACCGGGAGCCGTAGGGTTCGCCGCCTCGTCCTGCCCGGCGACCAAATCATCGCCGCGCTGGCCCCCTTCCTCCGCTTCGCCGATCACCTCGTCCACCGCATCGTCTGCCGCGCCTGGCGCCGCTCCTGCCGCATCATCGgccgggcgccgccgccgttccctTGGCTCATGCTCCCGCCGCCACCGGCCGCCGAGCGTGGACCTGCCCCGACCCCCGGCACCCCGCAGCGCCGAGTCTTCTACGACATCCCCGGCGGGAGATCCTACGCGTACCCGATCCCCGCGTCCTACCGCCACGTCACGAGCCGCAGCGGTTGGCTCGTCCTGGCCGCCTCGGACTCGCCGCGCCGGCTCCTGGTGCTGAACCCCATCACCGCTGGGCAGGTGGTGGTGTCGTGGCCGTTCGGGGAGGACCCAACCGAGGGCTTCCACGCCGTCCTGACGGCGCCGCTCGGCGACCCTGGGTGCTTGCTCGCGGTCGCCACGGACAGGCTCATCAAGTACTGCCGCCCCGCCGTCGGCGGGGACTGGGCCACGCTGCGCGCCCCGGGGTTCCGCTACGACACGGCCTGCAGCGACCTCGTGTCCGTCGGCGCCACGGTGTACCTCGTAGACGAGCGGAGGAAGCTGTGGCGCGCGGACCTCGCCGCCGCGCAGCCCAAGGTGGAGCGCAGGGACACGGCGTTCGCGCTCCCGCAGGGGGAGAGGTGGCGCCACTACCTCGTGGAGTCGCTCGGCCACGTCCTCCTCGTGGTCTCGGACGAGCACCACAAGCGCCTCGGGCTCTACAGCCTCAGGTGGGACGCGAGGCTGTGGGTGCCGACGCCCGCGAGCGGCCTCGGCGACAGCGTGCTGCTGCTGGGCCGCGGATGTTCGGCGGCCGTGCCAGCGTCGGCCGCATCGGGCCGCTCGCCGGGCACAGTTCTGGTGGTGCGCCAGCCGTGGAGGTGTAGCTTGTTCCACGTGGACAGTGGGTTAAGCTttcgcggcggcggtggcgagcAACCTTGGTTCTGGACGGAGTCGCGGCTGGGCGCGGGGCTGGGTGATGATCAGCTGGTGATGAGGAAGACGGTGCCGCAGTGGCCGGGCGAGTTCACAATCGGTGATTCATTCTGGTTCTTCCCCGGCATTGATGAAAGTGATTGCCCATAG
- the LOC8058761 gene encoding rop guanine nucleotide exchange factor 3: MDRDSSSVSDGSSEAGGERGGGCCSSPSTRSLVDAAGGNLSRTVSDVSTSAFSEQCSSVSVDVDHSGPFEPTAAAVAKLIARSSPASAAESLRRLSIKPRADVLDRRSTDDELELVKERFSKLLLGEDMSGGGKGVCTAVAISNAITNLYATVFGSCHKLEPLPAGKKAMWTREMDCLLSVCDYIVEFYPSTQTLPDGTKVEVMATRPRSDIYINLPALEKLDAMLIDILDSFQKAEFWYADAGTRSFGSVTSSSSSRTMSSSFRRSAHRNEDKWWLPVPCVPDAGLTDKARKDLQKRRDCANQIHKAAVAINSGVLSDMEVPESFMAVLPKSGRASVGDSVYRVMLGADKFSPEFLLDTLDISSEHDALAMADRVEAAMYVWRRKASGSHGKLPWSKVKEIAADGDDKNVTLANRAESLLLCIKHRFPGLSQTTLDTSKIQFNKDVGQAILESYSRVLESLAFNIVSWIDDVLFVDRSIRKLGDNLKP; the protein is encoded by the exons ATGGACAGGGACAGCAGCTCGGTGTCCGACGGGAGCTCGGAGGCCGGCGGGGAGCGCGGCGGCGGGTGCTGCTCGTCGCCGTCCACGCGGAGCCTCGTCGACGCGGCGGGCGGCAACCTCAGCCGCACCGTGTCCGACGTGTCCACGTCCGCCTTCTCGGAGCAGTGCAGCAGCGTCAGCGTCGACGTCGACCACAGCGGGCCGTTCGagcccaccgccgccgccgtggccaAGCTCATCGCCCGGTCGTCCCCGGCGTCCGCCGCCGAGTCACTCAGACGGCTCAGCATCAAGCCCCGCGCCGACGTGCTTGACCGCCGCTCCACCGACGACG AGCTGGAGCTGGTGAAGGAGAGGTTCTCTAAGCTCCTGCTCGGCGAGGACATGTCCGGCGGCGGCAAGGGCGTCTGCACCGCCGTGGCCATCTCCAACGCCATCACCAACCTCTACG CGACGGTGTTCGGGAGCTGCCACAAGTTGGAGCCGCTGCCGGCGGGGAAGAAGGCGATGTGGACAAGAGAGATGGACTGCCTCCTCTCCGTCTGCGACTACATCGTCGAGTTCTACCCGTCCACGCAGACACTGCCCGACGGCACCAAAGTTGAG GTCATGGCGACCAGACCAAGATCGGACATCTACATCAACCTTCCCGCGCTCGAGAAGCTCGACGCCATGCTCATC GACATTCTGGACAGCTTCCAGAAGGCGGAGTTCTGGTACGCGGACGCCGGGACGAGGTCGTTCGGCTCGGtcacctcctcgtcgtcgtcgaggacGATGTCGTCGTCGTTCAGGAGGTCGGCTCACCGGAACGAGGACAAGTGGTGGCTGCCGGTGCCCTGCGTCCCGGACGCCGGCCTCACCGACAAGGCGCGCAAGGACCTTCAGAAGAGGCGCGACTGCGCTAACCAGATCCACAAGGCCGCCGTCGCCATCAACAGCGGCGTCCTCAGCGACATGGAGGTGCCCGAGTCGTTCATGGCCGTGCTCCCCAAG AGTGGGCGGGCAAGCGTGGGGGACTCGGTGTACCGCGTCATGCTGGGCGCCGACAAGTTCTCGCCGGAGTTCCTGCTCGACACGCTCGACATCTCGTCGGAGCACGACGCGCTGGCGATGGCCGACAGGGTGGAGGCCGCCATGTACGTGTGGCGGCGCAAGGCGAGTGGCAGCCATGGGAAGCTGCCGTGGAGCAAGGTCAAGGAGATCGCGGCCGACGGCGACGACAAGAACGTGACGCTGGCGAACAGGGCCGAGAGCCTCCTGCTCTGCATCAAGCACCGCTTCCCTGGCCTGTCGCAAACCACCCTGGACACCAGCAAGATCCAGTTCAACAAG GATGTTGGGCAAGCAATCCTGGAGAGCTACTCAAGGGTGTTGGAGAGCTTGGCTTTCAACATTGTTTCATGGATCGATGATGTTCTTTTCGTCGACAGGTCAATTAGGAAATTGGGTGACAACCTGAAGCCCTGA
- the LOC8058763 gene encoding uncharacterized protein LOC8058763 — protein MRWGEICSDDEPEDLGPQHRLADTNRWASLLDSPGSPSRQMGGPTAPTRAPEACAPGGSYLAAARRAADKEPLKQVFSELPKSVPHHRSGSSAPPTTTASAAAQPRRRPAADAEGTSASPGESDPRPKHRRRRRRWRRLANANAASGTAAGRLLGPGRIPVHQRLGPRRRATAPGQEGWQHVLPQRPARAARANGAMSRGKHASQRRRGPSRERVLPREVEDRCLNCLSAAHRVATCRRPTRCFNCHGTNHVAKDCKRPRSSGGTGAPTRNDGRFVRQRRGQSPGTPPGASGPTPPPPSPGTPEGASGRTPSPPPPASDIDGDNVTGPPGAPDSRPRECWRYISRDAAISNAETSLRFSVVAQTRCGSFDIPAEDARAAIAAAAGVRPEDLLLRHFYPENFIILYGSQEIKD, from the coding sequence ATGAGATGGGGAGAGATCTGCTCCGACGACGAGCCTGAGGACCTCGGGCCGCAGCACCGACTCGCCGACACCAACCGTTGGGCCTCCCTCCTCGACTCGCCAGGGTCTCCCTCCCGCCAGATGGGGGGGCCCACAGCGCCGACACGCGCTCCCGAGGCGTGCGCTCCGGGGGGCTCCTACCTTGCCGCCGCCCGTCGAGCCGCCGACAAGGAGCCGCTGAAGCAGGTCTTCAGCGAGCTGCCGAAGAGCGTCCCCCACCACAGATCCGGGTCCTCGGCGCCCCCTACGACGACTGCCTCCGCCGCGGCGCAGCCCCGAAGACGCCCCGCTGCGGACGCCGAGGGGACATCGGCGTCACCCGGAGAAAGCGACCCCAGGCCCAAGCATCGCAGACGGCGTAGGCGATGGAGGAGGCTGGCGAACGCCAACGCAGCATCGGGGACAGCGGCCGGAAGACTCCTGGGGCCAGGACGGATCCCCGTCCACCAGCGCCTTGGACCTCGCCGCCGTGCAACGGCGCCTGGCCAGGAGGGTTGGCAGCACGTGTTGCCGCAGCGGCCCGCTCGGGCGGCGCGAGCGAACGGAGCGATGTCCAGGGGGAAGCACGCATCGCAACGGCGGCGAGGCCCGAGCAGAGAGCGCGTCCTCCCCAGGGAGGTCGAGGACCGCTGCCTCAACTGCCTCTCGGCGGCGCACCGCGTCGCGACCTGCCGGCGCCCCACTCGCTGCTTCAACTGCCACGGCACCAACCACGTCGCCAAGGACTGCAAGAGGCCGCGGTCGTCCGGCGGCACGGGGGCGCCAACCAGGAACGATGGCCGGTTCGTCCGCCAACGGCGTGGCCAAAGCCCTGGGACACCGCCTGGCGCGAGCGGTCCCACCCCTCCGCCGCCTTCGCCTGGAACCCCTGAAGGAGCAAGCGGGAGGACGccgtccccgccgccgccggcgtcaGACATCGACGGAGACAACGTCACGGGACCTCCGGGGGCACCTGATTCGCGCCCACGGGAGTGCTGGCGCTACATCTCGCGCGACGCGGCGATCTCCAACGCGGAGACGAGTCTGCGCTTCTCCGTGGTCGCCCAAACCCGCTGCGGCTCCTTCGACATTCCAGCGGAGGACGCCAGGGCGGCCATTGCTGCCGCAGCTGGGGTGAGACCGGAGGACCTCCTGCTCCGCCACTTCTACCCGGAGAACTTCATCATCCTCTACGGCTCCcaggagatcaaggattag
- the LOC8058764 gene encoding uncharacterized protein LOC8058764 isoform X1 — MGRRGHRRSASQDEDNVGCVWGLMRMLYFRRDPKLLLDAKQLSGRHTFREVTERGHSAKRPNDFDEIEEDGNIEEYTCQKPTVKNLMEDELGKVKLLKKNPNDEVQRRLAELGDDVSLDRSSEHTNKSTDNSYHQAGISTPSTPMDSGVSNYAEEFDLESVLMNFLGEIYSCHNECPHSDCKNKNELCPSLKALIHKKVNELNNLPRNISCGQSQEGNDVKLPDQNNLSNTMAAQSKQFKDALEILGSNNELFVKLLQKPNPHIADSIQKHENSKVAAGLEPNKIHGQTNFVGGRGGSRQHPLATKEQAKERKYMFFWRKGKSNRRQMLEATDAAQTVSKIVILKPNPERGINQKAATGRTLHQQPCTSHAPECSGRENSKFSIKEVKKRFRFVTGESRREKNLAPAEELQGGPRKLKDSVIAINKDFRHLPEGSLGNKSVSDIKNDIKPFISSKQKQQNGNISEINGHIVTPKGVSIFYEEAKRHLTEMLKDNDCSVNYPAVQISKSLEGILSLPHGNVSTPRSSLRGKDYLDPSPGETDVCIACEVEREECTQERNQSQKDLGSIVLCTSAAVDDQVTVREGYYTNEAQKGPRHADDEPSTLYTEGIDKLICGENVCNERSIPAEQSIDDVCQETLEEIKQGKEHVKVSPTSAEGIVEKLGQQEPETPEPRAATKLISDGSPEQSDEKQERPSPVSVLESFFEDIGSPDCINKKECELHGLQRTLYFPDNEPDANVLWEDKNVRVDYIKLVLELSELCAEQNLEVWYLEDELISPCLFEELQSQGDQTDDLKLLFDCICEALTEIQERYFRLSSWLTFLKHDIRTPPIGENLITEVDRYVYGYIQYSLPSTLEQTMKRDLEVQTWMNIRSKTEGIVMEIWEFVLDELIDETVFDLWM, encoded by the exons ATGGGAAGACGAGGCCACAGGCGGTCTGCATCACAAGATGAGGACAATGTGGGCTGTGTGTGGGGCCTCATGCGCATGCTATACTTCCGCCGAGACCCCAAACTCTTGCTGGATGCAAAGCAATTGAGTGGGAGGCATACGTTCCGGGAGGTCACTG AGAGGGGACATTCAGCAAAGAGGCCCAACGATTTTGACGAGATAGAAGAAGACGGT AACATAGAAGAATACACTTGTCAGAAACCAACAGTCAAAAACCTTATGGAGGATGAATTGGGAAAAGTAAAGCTGCTGAAGAAAAATCCAAATGACGAGGTTCAGAGAAGATTAGCGGAACTGGGAGATGATGTCTCTCTTGATAGGAGTTCAGAGCATACAAATAAATCAACAGATAACTCATATCACCAGGCAGGAATCTCTACGCCTTCAACTCCAATGGATTCTGGGGTTTCGAATTATGCTGAAGaatttgatcttgaatctgtcctgATGAATTTCCTAGGTGAAATATATAGTTGTCACAATGAATGCCCACACAGTGATTGCAAGAATAAGAATGAATTGTGTCCTTCACTGAAGGCCCTAATCCATAAAAAGGTCAATGAATTGAATAATCTTCCTCGCAATATTAGCTGTGGGCAGTCTCAAGAGGGTAATGATGTTAAGCTACCTGACCAGAATAATCTTTCTAACACCATGGCAGCCCAATCCAAACAATTCAAGGATGCATTGGAAATACTGGGTTCAAACAATGAACTTTTCGTGAAGCTGCTTCAGAAGCCAAATCCACATATAGCTGACAGTATCCAAAAGCATGAAAACAGTAAGGTAGCTGCTGGAttagagcccaataaaattCATGGACAGACCAATTTTgttggaggaagaggaggctcAAGACAGCATCCTTTGGCTACAAAAGAGCAAGCTAAAGAGAGAAAATATATGTTCTTCTGGAGGAAGGGTAAATCAAATAGAAGGCAGATGCTTGAGGCAACTGACGCAGCTCAGACTGTTAGCAAAATTGTTATTCTGAAGCCAAATCCAGAAAGAGGGATTAATCAGAAAGCAGCTACTGGAAGAACTTTACATCAACAGCCTTGTACATCTCATGCTCCTGAATGTAGTGGAAGGGAAAACTCAAAGTTTTCAATTAAGGAAGTCAAGAAAAGATTCAGATTTGTGACTGGTGAGAGTAGAAGAGAAAAAAATTTGGCACCTGCAGAGGAGCTTCAAGGAGGGCCACGTAAGCTCAAAGATTCTGTTATTGCAATTAATAAAGATTTTAGACATCTCCCGGAAGGGAGCTTGGGAAACAAGTCTGTGTCAGACATTAAGAATGACATCAAACCTTTCATCAGCAGTAAGCAAAAGCAGCAAAATGGGAACATAAGCGAAATCAATGGCCATATTGTAACACCAAAAGGTGTGTCTATCTTCTATGAAGAGGCCAAGAGACATTTAACAGAGATGCTAAAAGATAATGACTGTTCTGTAAACTACCCAGCAGTTCAAATCTCAAAATCCTTGGAAGGCATACTTTCTCTTCCTCATGGCAATGTGTCAACCCCTAGGAGTAGCCTGAGGGGAAAGGATTACCTTGACCCCTCACCTGGAGAAACAGATGTTTGCATTGCATGTGAGGTTGAGAGAGAAGAATGCACACAAGAGAGAAACCAATCACAAAAGGATTTAGGAAGCATTGTTCTCTGTACCAGTGCAGCAGTTGATGATCAGGTGACAGTTCGAGAAGGATATTACACGAATGAAGCACAAAAAG GACCAAGACATGCTGATGATGAGCCAAGCACTCTGTATACTGAAGGAATTGACAAACTCATTTGCGGTGAAAACGTTTGCAATGAACGGTCCATTCCAGCAGAACAAAGCATTGATGATGTATGTCAG GAAACACTAGAAGAAATAAAACAAGGAAAAGAACATGTAAAAGTGTCCCCGACTTCTGCTGAGGGCATAGTCGAAAAATTGGGGCAGCAAGAGCCAGAAACACCAGAACCAAGAGCAGCAACCAAATTAATCTCAGATGGTTCTCCTGAGCAAAGCGATGAAAAGCAAGAGAGGCCCAGTCCAGTATCTGTTCTTGAGTCATTCTTTGAAGATATTGGCAGTCCAGACTGCATAAATAAGAAAGAAT GTGAGCTGCATGGTCTCCAAAGGACCCTGTATTTTCCAGATAATGAACCAGATGCTAATGTCCTTTGGGAGGACAAGAATGTCAGGGTGGATTACATAAAGTTGGTGCTAGAACTCTCAGAGTTGTGTGCAGAACAAAATTTAGAGGTATGGTACCTAGAGGATGAATTAATCAGCCCCTGCTTGTTTGAAGAACTACAGAGTCAGGGTGATCAAACAGATGATCTAAAGCTTCTGTTTGACTGTATCTGTGAAGCTCTAACAGAGATCCAAGAGAGATATTTTAGACTCTCTTCTTGGCTAACGTTTCTAAAACACGACATACGGACACCTCCGATAGGAGAAAACCTCATCACAGAAGTTGATAGATATGTTTACGGGTATATCCAATATAGTCTTCCAAGTACTCTAGAGCAGACAATGAAGAGGGATCTAGAAGTTCAGACGTGGATGAACATTAGATCGAAAACTGAAGGGATTGTTATGGAGATCTGGGAGTTTGTATTGGATGAGTTGATAGATGAGACTGTCTTTGATTTGTGGATGTGA
- the LOC8058764 gene encoding uncharacterized protein LOC8058764 isoform X2: MGRRGHRRSASQDEDNVGCVWGLMRMLYFRRDPKLLLDAKQLSGRHTFREVTERGHSAKRPNDFDEIEEDGNIEEYTCQKPTVKNLMEDELGKVKLLKKNPNDEVQRRLAELGDDVSLDRSSEHTNKSTDNSYHQAGISTPSTPMDSGVSNYAEEFDLESVLMNFLGEIYSCHNECPHSDCKNKNELCPSLKALIHKKVNELNNLPRNISCGQSQEGNDVKLPDQNNLSNTMAAQSKQFKDALEILGSNNELFVKLLQKPNPHIADSIQKHENSKVAAGLEPNKIHGQTNFVGGRGGSRQHPLATKEQAKERKYMFFWRKGKSNRRQMLEATDAAQTVSKIVILKPNPERGINQKAATGRTLHQQPCTSHAPECSGRENSKFSIKEVKKRFRFVTGESRREKNLAPAEELQGGPRKLKDSVIAINKDFRHLPEGSLGNKSVSDIKNDIKPFISSKQKQQNGNISEINGHIVTPKGVSIFYEEAKRHLTEMLKDNDCSVNYPAVQISKSLEGILSLPHGNVSTPRSSLRGKDYLDPSPGETDVCIACEVEREECTQERNQSQKDLGSIVLCTSAAVDDQVTVREGYYTNEAQKGPRHADDEPSTLYTEGIDKLICGENVCNERSIPAEQSIDDETLEEIKQGKEHVKVSPTSAEGIVEKLGQQEPETPEPRAATKLISDGSPEQSDEKQERPSPVSVLESFFEDIGSPDCINKKECELHGLQRTLYFPDNEPDANVLWEDKNVRVDYIKLVLELSELCAEQNLEVWYLEDELISPCLFEELQSQGDQTDDLKLLFDCICEALTEIQERYFRLSSWLTFLKHDIRTPPIGENLITEVDRYVYGYIQYSLPSTLEQTMKRDLEVQTWMNIRSKTEGIVMEIWEFVLDELIDETVFDLWM; the protein is encoded by the exons ATGGGAAGACGAGGCCACAGGCGGTCTGCATCACAAGATGAGGACAATGTGGGCTGTGTGTGGGGCCTCATGCGCATGCTATACTTCCGCCGAGACCCCAAACTCTTGCTGGATGCAAAGCAATTGAGTGGGAGGCATACGTTCCGGGAGGTCACTG AGAGGGGACATTCAGCAAAGAGGCCCAACGATTTTGACGAGATAGAAGAAGACGGT AACATAGAAGAATACACTTGTCAGAAACCAACAGTCAAAAACCTTATGGAGGATGAATTGGGAAAAGTAAAGCTGCTGAAGAAAAATCCAAATGACGAGGTTCAGAGAAGATTAGCGGAACTGGGAGATGATGTCTCTCTTGATAGGAGTTCAGAGCATACAAATAAATCAACAGATAACTCATATCACCAGGCAGGAATCTCTACGCCTTCAACTCCAATGGATTCTGGGGTTTCGAATTATGCTGAAGaatttgatcttgaatctgtcctgATGAATTTCCTAGGTGAAATATATAGTTGTCACAATGAATGCCCACACAGTGATTGCAAGAATAAGAATGAATTGTGTCCTTCACTGAAGGCCCTAATCCATAAAAAGGTCAATGAATTGAATAATCTTCCTCGCAATATTAGCTGTGGGCAGTCTCAAGAGGGTAATGATGTTAAGCTACCTGACCAGAATAATCTTTCTAACACCATGGCAGCCCAATCCAAACAATTCAAGGATGCATTGGAAATACTGGGTTCAAACAATGAACTTTTCGTGAAGCTGCTTCAGAAGCCAAATCCACATATAGCTGACAGTATCCAAAAGCATGAAAACAGTAAGGTAGCTGCTGGAttagagcccaataaaattCATGGACAGACCAATTTTgttggaggaagaggaggctcAAGACAGCATCCTTTGGCTACAAAAGAGCAAGCTAAAGAGAGAAAATATATGTTCTTCTGGAGGAAGGGTAAATCAAATAGAAGGCAGATGCTTGAGGCAACTGACGCAGCTCAGACTGTTAGCAAAATTGTTATTCTGAAGCCAAATCCAGAAAGAGGGATTAATCAGAAAGCAGCTACTGGAAGAACTTTACATCAACAGCCTTGTACATCTCATGCTCCTGAATGTAGTGGAAGGGAAAACTCAAAGTTTTCAATTAAGGAAGTCAAGAAAAGATTCAGATTTGTGACTGGTGAGAGTAGAAGAGAAAAAAATTTGGCACCTGCAGAGGAGCTTCAAGGAGGGCCACGTAAGCTCAAAGATTCTGTTATTGCAATTAATAAAGATTTTAGACATCTCCCGGAAGGGAGCTTGGGAAACAAGTCTGTGTCAGACATTAAGAATGACATCAAACCTTTCATCAGCAGTAAGCAAAAGCAGCAAAATGGGAACATAAGCGAAATCAATGGCCATATTGTAACACCAAAAGGTGTGTCTATCTTCTATGAAGAGGCCAAGAGACATTTAACAGAGATGCTAAAAGATAATGACTGTTCTGTAAACTACCCAGCAGTTCAAATCTCAAAATCCTTGGAAGGCATACTTTCTCTTCCTCATGGCAATGTGTCAACCCCTAGGAGTAGCCTGAGGGGAAAGGATTACCTTGACCCCTCACCTGGAGAAACAGATGTTTGCATTGCATGTGAGGTTGAGAGAGAAGAATGCACACAAGAGAGAAACCAATCACAAAAGGATTTAGGAAGCATTGTTCTCTGTACCAGTGCAGCAGTTGATGATCAGGTGACAGTTCGAGAAGGATATTACACGAATGAAGCACAAAAAG GACCAAGACATGCTGATGATGAGCCAAGCACTCTGTATACTGAAGGAATTGACAAACTCATTTGCGGTGAAAACGTTTGCAATGAACGGTCCATTCCAGCAGAACAAAGCATTGATGAT GAAACACTAGAAGAAATAAAACAAGGAAAAGAACATGTAAAAGTGTCCCCGACTTCTGCTGAGGGCATAGTCGAAAAATTGGGGCAGCAAGAGCCAGAAACACCAGAACCAAGAGCAGCAACCAAATTAATCTCAGATGGTTCTCCTGAGCAAAGCGATGAAAAGCAAGAGAGGCCCAGTCCAGTATCTGTTCTTGAGTCATTCTTTGAAGATATTGGCAGTCCAGACTGCATAAATAAGAAAGAAT GTGAGCTGCATGGTCTCCAAAGGACCCTGTATTTTCCAGATAATGAACCAGATGCTAATGTCCTTTGGGAGGACAAGAATGTCAGGGTGGATTACATAAAGTTGGTGCTAGAACTCTCAGAGTTGTGTGCAGAACAAAATTTAGAGGTATGGTACCTAGAGGATGAATTAATCAGCCCCTGCTTGTTTGAAGAACTACAGAGTCAGGGTGATCAAACAGATGATCTAAAGCTTCTGTTTGACTGTATCTGTGAAGCTCTAACAGAGATCCAAGAGAGATATTTTAGACTCTCTTCTTGGCTAACGTTTCTAAAACACGACATACGGACACCTCCGATAGGAGAAAACCTCATCACAGAAGTTGATAGATATGTTTACGGGTATATCCAATATAGTCTTCCAAGTACTCTAGAGCAGACAATGAAGAGGGATCTAGAAGTTCAGACGTGGATGAACATTAGATCGAAAACTGAAGGGATTGTTATGGAGATCTGGGAGTTTGTATTGGATGAGTTGATAGATGAGACTGTCTTTGATTTGTGGATGTGA